Proteins encoded in a region of the Diabrotica virgifera virgifera chromosome 4, PGI_DIABVI_V3a genome:
- the LOC126883562 gene encoding uncharacterized protein LOC126883562, with translation MALELETKRRAVLRTVFTTAANVLDNLLSETVDTRPWQQTSVQWELLQVKYNELCVVESAVFEAMVEKASEAELISEMEAKDRYSTRYYELKYKFEDRPSLISSESSLKGKRSFKLPPIEFKKYSGDLIDWLPFWSQFRVVHDDPSIDLNDKIAYLRQATVDGSKARRLVESFPAVADNYSKIIKSLKSRFGREDLQIEVYIRELLKLILSRVSSSSCNVSALYDMIESQLRSLETLGITADKYAAILYPLIESCLPEDMIRLWHRSSQFLRPSGSVSMHNVEESAEVSTLETRLSGLMSFLQNEVQNEQKINLATEGFGLSTENKYKSNNLVEKKNIKLPKQGTDQPSATAAGLVNYEVDRCIFCEGQHDSINCFKAQKLSMEQKRRTLSEKKACFRCLKVRHSSKNCRARLNCILCCKSHVVLMCPDLPVNKIDTSTSSISRSEENRTEDQTLANLNNTQVFLQTLRVNIRSAHGTKQVRALIDTGSQRTYILQRTAQEMGFSAKGTENIVHTLFGGKSTSEQRHKLYKVTASEGAYSCSFDALDQPKICADVSPVYHGPWVEELSDMNISLSDVGHIAPIEILLGADVVGKLYTGRKYQLQCGLVAVETLLGWTLMGKVPAVASNFSTSMMSIALFVDSSSVAKLWELDIIGITDPVEKLTREVAAKEAKNFFYETIRCDNEGRYEVMLPWLNKHPLISDNLVVARRRLDTTLNKLKKSNLFESYNLIFNEWLNEGVIEIVNNPEENNCVTSVTDENELRKFVSEATAIMEEAKMDLRGWESSGGGNKTDRFTPKTVTRKITKYILFFG, from the coding sequence ATGGCATTAGAATTAGAAACAAAACGTCGAGCAGTGCTTCGTACTGTTTTTACGACAGCTGCTAATGTTTTGGACAATTTGTTATCTGAAACGGTGGACACTCGACCCTGGCAACAAACTAGTGTACAGTGGGAACTTTTACAAGTTAAGTACAATGAGCTTTGTGTCGTGGAAAGTGCGGTATTTGAAGCTATGGTCGAAAAGGCTTCCGAAGCAGAATTAATCAGTGAGATGGAGGCAAAGGATAGATACAGCACACGCTACTATGAACTGAAGTACAAATTTGAAGACAGACCCAGTTTAATAAGTTCAGAGTCATCACTAAAAGGTAAGCGCAGTTTTAAATTACCTCCAATCGAATTCAAGAAATATTCTGGGGACTTGATAGATTGGCTTCCATTTTGGTCGCAGTTCAGAGTAGTGCATGATGATCCATCGATTGATTTAAACGACAAAATAGCTTATTTGAGACAAGCCACTGTAGACGGTAGTAAGGCCAGACGTTTAGTGGAGAGTTTTCCTGCAGTAGCCGATAATTACTCAAAAATTATAAAGAGTTTAAAGTCTAGGTTTGGCAGAGAGGATCTCCAGATTGAAGTATATATTAGGGAACTCTTAAAGTTAATTTTGAGTCGAGTTTCTAGTAGTTCTTGTAATGTTTCTGCACTATATGATATGATAGAGAGTCAACTTCGTTCACTTGAGACCTTAGGCATAACTGCTGACAAATATGCGGCAATATTGTATCCCCTTATTGAGTCATGTTTACCGGAGGATATGATCAGACTATGGCATAGATCTTCACAGTTTTTAAGGCCTTCTGGTTCCGTATCCATGCACAATGTCGAAGAATCTGCAGAAGTTTCAACTTTGGAGACCAGATTAAGTGGGCTAATGAGTTTTCTACAAAATGAAGTtcaaaatgaacaaaaaattaatttagcaaCGGAAGGTTTTGGTTTATcgactgaaaataaatataaatccAATAACCTGGttgaaaagaagaatataaaattaCCAAAGCAAGGAACTGATCAGCCATCAGCGACCGCGGCTGGGTTGGTAAATTATGAGGTTGACAGGTGTATTTTTTGCGAAGGACAGCATGACAGTATCAATTGTTTTAAAGCACAAAAATTGTCTATGGAACAGAAACGACGAACATTGTCAGAGAAGAAAGCCTGTTTTCGATGTTTGAAGGTGCGACATTCTTCGAAGAACTGTAGAGCACGTTTGAATTGTATTTTGTGTTGTAAATCCCATGTTGTTTTGATGTGTCCTGATTTACCTGTTAACAAAATTGATACATCGACCTCAAGTATCAGCCGCTCGGAAGAAAATAGGACTGAGGATCAGACGCTTGCGAATTTGAATAATACACAGGTTTTTTTACAAACTCTGCGAGTAAACATAAGAAGTGCACATGGTACTAAACAAGTAAGGGCACTTATTGACACTGGATCGCAGAGAACATATATTTTACAGCGTACCGCACAAGAAATGGGTTTTTCTGCTAAAGGAACGGAAAATATCGTACATACGTTATTTGGCGGTAAAAGTACTTCTGAACAACGACATAAATTATACAAGGTAACTGCGAGTGAAGGAGCTTACTCTTGTTCATTTGATGCCTTAGATCAACCAAAAATTTGTGCAGATGTCTCTCCTGTTTATCACGGCCCTTGGGTTGAGGAACTTAGTGACATGAATATTTCGCTCAGCGATGTCGGACATATAGCACCAATTGAGATTTTGTTAGGAGCTGATGTTGTAGGCAAATTGTATACAGGAAGGAAATATCAGTTACAGTGTGGTCTTGTAGCAGTTGAAACTTTGTTAGGTTGGACTCTTATGGGCAAGGTGCCGGCAGTTGCTTCTAATTTCAGCACATCTATGATGTCGATTGCGTTGTTTGTTGATAGTTCTTCTGTGGCGAAACTCTGGGAGCTTGATATTATTGGGATAACCGATCCTGTAGAAAAATTGACACGAGAGGTGGCGGCCAAGGAGGCTAAGAATTTTTTCTATGAGACTATCCGATGTGACAACGAAGGTAGGTATGAGGTTATGTTACCTTGGTTGAACAAGCATCCTTTAATTTCAGATAATTTAGTTGTCGCTAGAAGAAGGTTAGATActactttaaataagttgaaaaagTCAAATTTGTTTGAATcgtataatttaatattcaatgaGTGGTTGAACGAGGGTGTGATCGAAATAGTAAATAATCCCGAAGAGAATAATTGTGTGACTAGTGTTACTGATGAGAATGAGTTGAGAAAGTTCGTATCAGAAGCAACTGCCATCATGGAGGAAGCTAAGATGGATTTGAGAGGGTGGGAGTCTTCTG